A window of the Spirochaetota bacterium genome harbors these coding sequences:
- a CDS encoding protein-L-isoaspartate(D-aspartate) O-methyltransferase: protein MQYIKQGLIADLRKKGISSSSVLETMASVPRHLFVSEALRFHAYDDISLPIGNGQTISKPSVIARMVQALGLTGDERVLEIGTGSGYQSAVISRLAGSLVTMERIEELFNRARGVLFGLGYRNITFLRSGDFNEAEGMFDAVIVAAGADILPVSLFGKINPGGRLVIPVGNRRGHRIKKFIVKRDGVVMEEDIGEATFVPYIIEETA from the coding sequence ATGCAATATATCAAGCAGGGTCTGATCGCGGACCTCAGAAAAAAGGGAATATCATCAAGCTCGGTGCTGGAGACGATGGCGTCGGTGCCCCGGCACCTCTTCGTGTCCGAGGCGCTCCGCTTCCACGCCTACGACGACATTTCCCTGCCCATCGGCAACGGCCAGACCATATCGAAGCCGTCGGTCATCGCCCGGATGGTACAGGCCCTGGGCCTTACCGGCGACGAGCGGGTCCTCGAGATCGGCACCGGCTCCGGATACCAGTCGGCCGTCATCTCCAGGCTTGCCGGCTCCCTGGTGACCATGGAGCGCATCGAGGAGCTCTTCAACCGCGCCCGGGGCGTCCTCTTCGGCCTCGGGTACCGGAACATCACCTTCCTGCGCTCCGGCGACTTCAACGAGGCGGAGGGGATGTTCGACGCGGTCATCGTCGCCGCCGGAGCGGATATCCTCCCGGTCTCGCTCTTCGGCAAGATCAATCCCGGCGGCAGGCTCGTCATTCCTGTCGGCAACCGGCGTGGCCACCGCATCAAGAAGTTCATCGTCAAGCGGGACGGCGTCGTCATGGAGGAGGATATCGGCGAGGCCACCTTCGTGCCCTATATCATCGAAGAGACGGCGTAA